The following proteins come from a genomic window of Eulemur rufifrons isolate Redbay chromosome 24, OSU_ERuf_1, whole genome shotgun sequence:
- the BCAM gene encoding basal cell adhesion molecule, whose translation MEPPDAPGGARRAPRLLLLALLLAAHTGAQAEVHLSVPPLVEVMRGELVTLDCTPLGAHDHYVLEWFITDRSGARRRLASAELQGSELQGTVHDTRGRSPPYQLDSQGRLVLAEAQVGDERDYVCVVRAGAAGTAEATARLSVFAKPEAPEVSPNRGTVSVMEDSAQQIATCSSRNGNPVPQITWYKDGQRLEVPMEVNSEGYMTSRTVRETSGLLSLSSTLYLRLHKADRDSSFHCAAHYRLPSGQHGRLESPPFRLTLHYPTEHVQFWVGSPSTTAGWVREGDSVQLLCQGDGSPSPEYMFFRLQDNQEEVLNINLEGNLTLVGVHRGQSGTYGCKVEDYDAAEDAQLSQTLELHVAYLDPLELSAREELSLPLRSSAAVNCSVRGLPSPSLRWTKDSVPLGDGPTLSLSSVTFDSAGTYTCEAFMPTVSLSRKQSFELLVQGSPELRAEETEPKAESSWREGDEATLVCSARGYPEPKLTWSQPGSSSAEPVPGRQGWVSSSLTLKVTSALSQDGVSCEASNPHGSSRHVFHFGTVAPQIPQAGVAVMAVAVSVGLLLLVVAAFYCMRRKGRPGCCRRGEKGAPPPGEPELRHSGSERPEQTGLLVGGASGGTRGGSGGFGDEC comes from the exons ATGGAGCCCCCGGACGCCCCAGGCGGGGCGCGCAGGGCCccgcggctgctgctgctggcgctCCTGCTGGCGGCGCACACAG GTGCCCAGGCTGAGGTGCACCTGTCTGTGCCCCCCCTGGTGGAGGTGATGCGAGGGGAGCTTGTCACCCTGGACTGCACTCCTTTGGGAGCCCACGACCATTATGTGCTGGAATGGTTTATT ACCGACCGCTCCGGGGCCCGCCGCCGCCTGGCCTCTGCTGAGCTGCAGGGCTCCGAGCTCCAGGGCACGGTGCACGACACCCGGGGCCGCAGCCCCCCGTACCAGCTGGACTCCCAGGGACGCCTGGTGCTGGCGGAGGCCCAGGTGGGCGACGAGCGGGACTATGTGTGCGTGGTGAGGGCTGGGGCGGCAGGCACCGCTGAGGCCACCGCGAGGCTCAGTGTGTTTG CAAAGCCAGAGGCCCCTGAGGTGTCCCCCAACAGAGGGACAGTGTCTGTGATGGAAGACTCTGCCCAGCAG ATTGCCACCTGCAGCAGCCGGAACGGGAACCCGGTCCCCCAGATCACGTGGTATAAGGATGGGCAGCGCCTGGAGGTGCCCATGGAGGTGAACTCAG AGGGCTACATGACCAGCCGCACTGTCCGGGAGACCTCGGGCCTGCTCTCTCTCAGCAGCACCCTCTACCTGCGGCTCCACAAGGCCGACCGAGACTCCAGTTTCCACTGTGCCGCCCACTACAGGCTGCCCTCAGGCCAGCACGGCCGCCTGGAGAGCCCCCCCTTCCGCCTCACCCTTCACT ATCCCACGGAGCACGTGCAGTTCTGGGTGGGCAGCCCGTCCACCACGGCGGGCTGGGTGCGCGAGGGCGATTCTGTCCAGCTGCTCTGCCAGGGGGAcggcagccccagcccagagTACATGTTCTTCCGCCTTCAG GACAACCAGGAGGAAGTGCTGAATATAAACCTGGAGGGGAACTTGACCCTGGTTGGGGTGCATCGAGGCCAGAGCGGAACGTACGGCTGCAAAGTGGAAGACTATGACGCTGCTGAGGACGCGCAACTCTCCCAGACCTTGGAGCTGCACGTGGCCT ACCTGGACCCCCTCGAGCTCAGCGCCAGGGAGGAGCTTTCCTTGCCGCTGAGGAGCAGCGCAGCCGTGAACTGCTCCGTGCGaggcctgcccagcccctccctgcgcTGGACCAAG GACTCGGTGCCCCTGGGGGACGGCCCCACACTCTCCCTCAGCTCCGTCACCTTCGATTCTGCCGGCACCTACACGTGCGAGGCCTTCATGCCCACGGTGTCCCTCAGCCGCAAGCAGAGCTTCGAGCTGCTGGTCCAag ggtCACCGGAGTTGAGGGCAGAGGAGACAGAGCCCAAGGCAGAGAGCAGCTGGAGGGAAGGAGACGAAGCCACGCTGGTCTGCTCTGCCCGCGGCTACCCGGAGCCCAAACTCACCTGGAGCCAGCCGGGCAGCAGC TCGGCAGAGCCGGTGCccgggaggcagggctgggtgagCAGCTCCCTGACCCTGAAAGTGACCAGTGCCCTGAGCCAAGACGGCGTCTCCTGTGAGGCCTCCAACCCCCACGGGAGCAGCCGGCACGTCTTCCACTTCGGCACCG TGGCCCCCCAgatcccccaggctggagtggctgTCATGGCCGTGGCGGTCAGCGTGGGCCTCCTGCTGCTCGTCGTCGCTGCCTTCTATTGCATGAGGCGCAAGGGACGCCCTGGCTGCTGCCGGCGCGGGGAGAAGGGGGCTCC GCCACCTGGAGAGCCAGAGCTGAGACACTCAGGGTCAGAGCGACCAGAGCAGACGGGCCTTCTCGTGGGAGGGGCCTCTGGAGGCACcaggggtggcagtgggggcTTCGGAGATGAG TGCTGA